The following proteins are encoded in a genomic region of Actinomadura sp. NAK00032:
- a CDS encoding undecaprenyl-diphosphate phosphatase produces the protein MSVINVGQAIVLGIVEGLTEFLPVSSTGHLKITEGLMGIPVDDKAVVGFTAVIQVGAIAAVLVYFFSDIVRIVKAWGRGIVDREERYHHDYKFGWWVIFATIPVVVVGVAAKDAIEGPLASLWVVAGSLLGGSVVMWLADRLGRHKRGEDDTSFTDAMLIGSAQILAMLFPGFSRSGATMSVGLMLGLDRVAATRLSFFLGIPALTGAGIYELPSALGTSVDVLPLAVGTAVSFIVAYASIAWLLRFVARHSFTSFVVYRIIIGLLLFGLLGAGTLNA, from the coding sequence TTGAGCGTCATCAATGTCGGGCAGGCGATCGTCCTCGGGATCGTGGAGGGCCTGACCGAGTTCCTCCCGGTGTCCTCGACCGGGCACCTGAAGATCACCGAGGGCCTGATGGGCATCCCGGTGGACGACAAGGCGGTCGTCGGCTTCACCGCCGTGATCCAGGTCGGCGCGATCGCGGCGGTGCTGGTGTACTTCTTCTCCGACATCGTCCGGATCGTGAAGGCGTGGGGCCGCGGCATCGTCGACCGGGAGGAGCGCTACCACCACGACTACAAGTTCGGCTGGTGGGTCATCTTCGCCACGATCCCGGTGGTGGTCGTCGGCGTCGCCGCCAAGGACGCCATCGAGGGGCCGCTCGCCTCGCTGTGGGTGGTCGCCGGGTCGCTGCTCGGCGGGAGCGTCGTGATGTGGCTCGCCGACCGGCTCGGCCGGCACAAGCGGGGCGAGGACGACACCTCGTTCACCGACGCGATGCTGATCGGGTCGGCGCAGATCCTCGCCATGCTGTTCCCCGGCTTCTCCCGGTCCGGCGCGACGATGTCGGTCGGGCTGATGCTCGGCCTCGACCGGGTCGCCGCGACCCGGCTGTCGTTCTTCCTCGGCATCCCCGCGCTGACCGGCGCCGGGATCTACGAGCTGCCGTCCGCGCTCGGGACCTCGGTGGACGTGCTGCCGCTCGCCGTCGGCACCGCGGTGTCGTTCATCGTCGCGTACGCGTCCATCGCGTGGCTGCTGCGCTTCGTCGCGCGGCACAGCTTCACCTCCTTCGTCGTCTACCGGATCATCATCGGGCTGCTGCTGTTCGGGCTGCTCGGCGCCGGCACGTTGAACGCCTGA
- a CDS encoding dienelactone hydrolase family protein has product MNDAMWAGTVAFGGHGDAELEAYLARPLSDAPRGGVVLIHHLPGYDAGTREFARTFAAHGYAAVVPNLYSREGAGVSPDDQAAAARAKGGVPDEQLVGDVAGAAAYLNSLAHANGRIGVIGHCSGGRQAFLAGCSLDIDAAVDCYGAFVVSEPPADAGLRMTPLLSRAPDLSCPLLGLFGEDDKAPPPDEVAVLDAELTRLGKEHEFHTYPGAGHAFFAVERPAFRPAAAKDGWERIFAFFGRYLAA; this is encoded by the coding sequence ATGAACGATGCGATGTGGGCCGGGACCGTCGCCTTCGGCGGGCACGGGGACGCCGAGCTGGAGGCGTACCTGGCGCGCCCGCTGAGCGACGCCCCGCGCGGCGGCGTGGTGCTGATCCACCACCTGCCCGGGTACGACGCCGGGACGCGGGAGTTCGCCCGCACGTTCGCCGCGCACGGGTACGCGGCGGTCGTCCCGAACCTGTACTCGCGGGAGGGCGCGGGCGTCAGCCCGGACGACCAGGCCGCCGCCGCGCGGGCGAAGGGCGGGGTACCGGACGAGCAGCTCGTCGGCGACGTCGCCGGCGCCGCCGCGTACCTGAACTCGCTGGCGCACGCCAACGGGCGGATCGGCGTGATCGGGCACTGCTCCGGCGGGCGGCAGGCGTTCCTCGCCGGCTGCTCGCTGGACATCGACGCCGCCGTCGACTGCTACGGCGCGTTCGTCGTCAGCGAGCCGCCCGCGGACGCCGGGCTGCGGATGACGCCGCTGCTGTCCAGGGCACCGGACCTGTCGTGCCCGCTGCTCGGCCTGTTCGGCGAGGACGACAAGGCCCCGCCGCCGGACGAGGTCGCCGTGCTGGACGCGGAGCTGACCAGGCTCGGCAAGGAGCACGAGTTCCACACCTACCCGGGCGCCGGGCACGCGTTCTTCGCCGTCGAGCGGCCCGCGTTCCGGCCCGCCGCCGCCAAGGACGGCTGGGAGCGGATCTTCGCGTTCTTCGGCCGCTACCTGGCCGCCTGA